One segment of Drosophila ananassae strain 14024-0371.13 chromosome 3R, ASM1763931v2, whole genome shotgun sequence DNA contains the following:
- the LOC6503852 gene encoding transmembrane protein 94 isoform X3 has translation MAARQSAEELDKPQHGLTTKVALRRLHEEIERVLLEHERLGGAESSSYRKFRAAFVKRYDSPLGWLSVGTSLLASGALLSTGMLWSPLCLLAILVLDLFVVVREHNLRRTEIFRKTRHALAEIRLAEQHFSDDWKPANYPHLSNPMSPCVSLQWTYRDGVVVNLPWALLVKGDFIVLRPGHISPGPCHELETNRFFQTNEIYGAAPQGDPPVKPVARPPLPDLVCCLESTPYLDNLIVCLKNSLKRPPTIYNQQRYLLVTKYIQQWGFISALIITLVSGLLRLHGYGLSDEKHNWRFLLIESPASAIIPLLPLIFPLMWISMNLWGIARLQCFLKTPQAAVEKSTSKSFEEDLDTPSYDYHNVSMLRSNVFRIWLEMWRGDSELLPRSANLVQVLGSISALCCVDKKGILSWPNPTAEKVFFLHNTDEEPQEDGAGSDSSMQSESDDVPDVDEDHQERGIVAEVLDLTHDQHCPFRLEFDDHEWKAHIKSLKPLGLAILLNTCSPLTHEHYAQFCGHVTAVAMLDKDLVPVTNRRCLCELAKQIGFTDHATDRFALEGQLASYRHLQPDVVRRDIRFARQLQLSTKVKVPFPHSLSVVMKENPGGYLSLFTQGTADIILDCCDDFWDGKDLRPLSPQDRKRALDFYQRSALTSYCTAFAYRPLRHGIHGALSGPQQSGGDCLYLELPPESKLRMQHVDKTHCDFQGGHHVKLSHSISTDSLLFSESKDEDCNDVEGCFEMQCHQVFIGMVTMQYQAQNDIVRLVERLERACIRFVHFSKENELRSRVFSEKMGLESGWNCHISLLSEPDPEPGEKEKDRNPAKPKELPEQLGKPSHQVTITTIDTHEKSHHPTSAMYISSPAPASDSASEFVDTPATKNPEIVGDGPETSYLLGLPTNLESSKTLSSSAPGAISNPDECNPLNAALTEEEIQSPNSNDSAEDELPGVTELDGDLDPSKHKQRHSLDSAMDENCRSLSTLTESTDQSAPINFDMSNRAKLPRGIENIRPHLEQVDNVPLQVSLFTDCSAEATRQMLDIMQSYGEIVVCLGSSASNANADIFLQADCSIAVEPLYPQVCQDVDAYTEANIQHNKLLWQRQHLAGKSGKAVADDEELLEGGLQGCAMQTPAHTISPLYLSRLLNSLPCSIAVCRDDPLSLVAIIELSRRFSLGLWNCIQYWACCAGSISILNVLCACLSLPPLLPPLLVIYLMCVPVPLIAISLAHIDVDPKIMNRATSKKQTDYDSRAFAFVMWCYGCKFIVLVASVLISYWIILSQSSLDPEPSPVLDSEEPEFDTKDDADFDQFLYLSRSFALLAILLHFVVISVTFVHRDYALWQRNPFTNRIWAITCLVLLIFHGIICTLQVAFDDFLQDQLPKVWVAMLVLFGGSLLSMIASELAKFQENKVNARYQRRARLDFGTKLGMNSPF, from the exons ATGGCAGCGAGGCAATCGGCGGAGGAGCTGGATAAGCCGCAGCATGGCCTCACCACGAAAGTGGCGTTGCGGCGTCTGCACGAGGAGATTGAACGGGTGCTGCTGGAGCATGAGCGACTGGGTGGAGCGGAGAG CAGCTCCTATCGCAAGTTTCGGGCGGCGTTTGTGAAGCGCTACGACAGTCCGCTGGGCTGGCTGTCTGTCGGGACGAGCCTCCTGGCCAGTGGAGCGCTTCTGAGCACGGGAATGTTATGGTCCCCATTGTGCCTGCTGGCTATCCTGGTTCTTGATCTATTTGTGGTGGTCAGGGAGCATAACTTACGACGCACGGAGATTTTTCGAAAGACTCGACATGCCCTGGCAGAAATTCGATTGGCGGAGCAACATTTTAGCGACGATTGGAAACCAGCTAACTATCCGCATTTAAGCAATCCCATGTCGCCATGTGTATCCCTCCAGTGGACTTACCGGGATGGAGTTGTCGTCAATCTTCCGTGGGCTCTACTGGTTAAAGGGGATTTCATTGTTCTGCGACCCGGCCACATCTCACCCGGTCCCTGCCACGAACTGGAGACAAATCGGTTCTTTCAGACCAATGAAATTTACGGGGCTGCTCCTCAGGGCGACCCTCCAGTGAAGCCAGTGGCTCGCCCGCCTTTGCCTGATCTGGTATGCTGTTTAGAGAGCACACCCTACCTGGACAACCTCATTGTTTGCCTGAAGAACTCCCTGAAGCGCCCGCCCACCATCTATAATCAGCAACGCTATCTG TTGGTGACCAAGTACATACAGCAGTGGGGCTTCATTAGTGCCCTGATCATTACATTGGTATCGGGTCTACTGCGCCTGCATGGTTATGGTCTGTCTGACGAGAAGCACAACTGGCGATTTTTGCTCATCGAATCCCCGGCGTCAGCGATTATACCTTTACTGCCTCTGATTTTTCCTCTTATGTGGATATCAATGAATCTTTGGGGCATTGCCCGGCTGCAGTGCTTCCTTAAGACGCCGCAGGCTGCCGTCGAAAAGAGCACGAGCAAATCATTTGAGGAGGACCTGGACACGCCGTCGTATGACTACCACAACGTATCAATGTTGCGATCCAATGTATTCCGGATTTGGCTGGAAATGTGGAGGGGAGACAGCGAACTTCTGCCCCGTTCGGCCAACCTTGTCCAAGTGCTGGGCTCCATTTCGGCTCTGTGCTGTGTCGACAAAAAGGGCATCCTGTCGTGGCCTAATCCCACAGCCGAAAAGGTTTTCTTTTTGCACAACACTGACGAGGAACCCCAGGAGGATGGAGCGGGCAGTGATTCATCGATGCAGAGCGAGAGCGACGATGTGCCGGACGTAGACGAGGATCATCAAGAGCGGGGCATAGTGGCCGAGGTGCTGGACTTGACGCACGACCAGCACTGTCCGTTTAGGCTGGAGTTCGACGACCACGAATGGAAGGCCCACATCAAGTCCCTGAAGCCATTGG GTCTGGCCATCCTATTGAACACCTGTTCGCCGCTTACCCATGAGCATTATGCCCAGTTTTGTGGCCATGTTACTGCCGTGGCTATGCTCGACAAAGATCTGGTGCCCGTGACAAATCG ACGCTGCCTCTGTGAGCTTGCCAAGCAGATTGGCTTCACCGACCATGCCACGGATAGGTTTGCGCTGGAGGGCCAACTGGCCAGTTACCGCCATTTG CAACCGGATGTTGTCCGAAGAGATATTCGCTTTGCCCGACAGCTGCAGCTGTCCACCAAGGTGAAGGTACCATTTCCGCATTCCTTGTCGGTAGTGATGAAGGAGAATCCAGGCGGATACCTGTCCCTTTTTACGCAAGGCACGGCAGATATTATCTTGGACTGCTGCGATGACTTCTGGGACGGCAAGGACTTACGTCCACTCTCCCCGCAGGATCGTAAACGGGCTTTGGACTTTTATCAGCGCAGCGCTTTAACATCCTACTGCACGGCGTTTGCCTATCGTCCGCTTCGGCATGGAATCCACGGAGCTTTGAGCGGACCCCAGCAAAGCGGAGGTGATTGCCTGTATCTGGAGCTGCCTCCAGAGTCGAAGCTGCGCATGCAGCATGTGGACAAGACGCACTGTGACTTCCAGGGGGGCCACCACGTAAAACTCAGCCACAGCATCAGCACGGACTCGCTGTTGTTCTCTGAGAGCAAGGACGAGGACTGTAACGACGTAGAGGGCTGCTTTGAGATGCAGTGCCACCAGGTTTTTATCGGCATGGTGACAATGCAGTACCAGGCTCAGAACGATATAGTTCGACTGGTGGAACGCCTAGAGCGAGCCTGCATCCGGTTCGTGCACTTCAGTAAGGAAAACGAGCTGCGTTCCCGCGTCTTTTCGGAGAAGATGGGTCTCGAGTCTGGCTGGAACTGTCATATTTCGCTGCTCAGCGAGCCTGATCCTGAACCGGGCGAGAAGGAAAAGGACAGGAACCCTGCCAAACCGAAGGAGTTGCCGGAACAATTGGGTAAACCAAGCCACCAAGTCACCATCACCACAATTGATACCCATGAGAAAAGCCATCATCCCACCAGTGCCATGTACATATCGtcccctgcacctgcatcagATTCCGCATCCGAATTCGTAGATACACCCGCAACTAAAAACCCTGAAATTGTAGGTGATGGTCCAGAGACAAGCTATCTTCTGGGACTGCCCACCAATCTAGAGTCCTCGAAAACTCTAAGCTCCTCGGCACCAGGCGCCATATCCAATCCGGATGAGTGTAATCCTCTGAACGCAGCTCTGACCGAAGAGGAAATCCAATCACCAAATAGCAATGACTCCGCAGAGGACGAACTTCCTGGAGTTACTGAACTGGATGGGGATTTGGACCCCAGTAAGCACAAGCAGCGCCATTCATTGGACTCCGCCATGGATGAGAACTGCCGCTCCCTAAGCACCTTGACGGAGAGCACGGACCAAAGTGCTCCAATTAACTTTGACATGTCTAATCGGGCGAAGCTTCCTCGTGGCATTGAGAATATAAGACCACATCTGGAACAAGTGGACAACGTGCCGTTGCAGGTCTCCCTGTTTACCGACTGCTCAGCGGAGGCTACTCGCCAAATGTTGGACATTATGCAGTCCTACGGAGAGATAGTTGTTTGCTTGGGAAGCTCTGCGAGCAACGCAAATGCAGATATCTTCCTGCAGGCAGACTGTAGCATCGCCGTAGAGCCGTTGTATCCGCAGGTGTGCCAGGATGTCGACGCCTATACGGAGGCCAACATTCAGCACAATAAGTTGCTGTGGCAGCGCCAACATCTGGCGGGTAAATCGGGAAAGGCCGTCGCTGATGACGAAGAGCTGCTAGAAGGGGGTCTACAGGGATGCGCAATGCAGACGCCCGCCCATACCATATCGCCACTGTATCTCAGTCGTCTGCTGAATTCACTGCCCTGCTCCATTGCCGTCTGCCGCGACGACCCACTTTCGCTGGTGGCCATAATCGAGCTGTCACGCCGCTTCTCTCTGGGTCTTTGGAATTGCATCCAGTATTGGGCCTGCTGTGCCGGCTCCATTTCCATTCTGAATGTTCTCTGCGCGTGCCTCTCACTGCCGCCGCTCCTGCCCCCGCTTCTTGTTATCTACCTGATGTGTGTGCCAGTGCCGCTAATCGCCATCTCCCTTGCCCACATCGACGTAGATCCAAAGATCATGAACCGAGCTACCAGCAAAAAGCAGACAGACTACGATTCGCGAGCCTTTGCTTTTGTTATGTGGTGCTATGGTTGCAAGTTCATCGTTTTAGTGGCGTCAGTC CTTATTTCCTATTGGATTATTTTATCCCAGTCCAGTCTTGACCCCGAACCTAGCCCCGTTCTAGATTCCGAAGAACCTGAATTTGATACCAAGGATGATGCAGATTTCGATCAATTCCTGTACCTATCCCGAAGCTTTGCTTTGCTGGCCATCCTCTTGCACTTTG tggTTATTTCTGTGACATTCGTGCATCGCGATTACGCGCTCTGGCAGCGCAATCCGTTTACAAATCGTATCTGGGCCATCACCTGCTTGGTGTTGCTTATTTTCCATGGGATCATCTGCACTTTGCAAGTAGCGTTTGATGATTTCCTGCAGGATCAGCTGCCCAAAGTGTGGGTGGCCATGTTAGTCCTATTTGGCGGCAGTCTTCTGAGTATGATTGCCAGTGAGCTGGCCAAGTTCCAGGAGAATAA GGTCAATGCGCGCTATCAGCGGCGGGCACGCCTTGATTTTGGCACCAAACTGGGCATGAACTCGCCCTTCTAA
- the LOC6503852 gene encoding transmembrane protein 94 isoform X5 — MAARQSAEELDKPQHGLTTKVALRRLHEEIERVLLEHERLGGAESSSYRKFRAAFVKRYDSPLGWLSVGTSLLASGALLSTGMLWSPLCLLAILVLDLFVVVREHNLRRTEIFRKTRHALAEIRLAEQHFSDDWKPANYPHLSNPMSPCVSLQWTYRDGVVVNLPWALLVKGDFIVLRPGHISPGPCHELETNRFFQTNEIYGAAPQGDPPVKPVARPPLPDLVCCLESTPYLDNLIVCLKNSLKRPPTIYNQQRYLLVTKYIQQWGFISALIITLVSGLLRLHGYGLSDEKHNWRFLLIESPASAIIPLLPLIFPLMWISMNLWGIARLQCFLKTPQAAVEKSTSKSFEEDLDTPSYDYHNVSMLRSNVFRIWLEMWRGDSELLPRSANLVQVLGSISALCCVDKKGILSWPNPTAEKVFFLHNTDEEPQEDGAGSDSSMQSESDDVPDVDEDHQERGIVAEVLDLTHDQHCPFRLEFDDHEWKAHIKSLKPLGLAILLNTCSPLTHEHYAQFCGHVTAVAMLDKDLVPVTNRYAYALIESSKSFLHGRCLCELAKQIGFTDHATDRFALEGQLASYRHLQPDVVRRDIRFARQLQLSTKVKVPFPHSLSVVMKENPGGYLSLFTQGTADIILDCCDDFWDGKDLRPLSPQDRKRALDFYQRSALTSYCTAFAYRPLRHGIHGALSGPQQSGGDCLYLELPPESKLRMQHVDKTHCDFQGGHHVKLSHSISTDSLLFSESKDEDCNDVEGCFEMQCHQVFIGMVTMQYQAQNDIVRLVERLERACIRFVHFSKENELRSRVFSEKMGLESGWNCHISLLSEPDPEPGEKEKDRNPAKPKELPEQLGDGPETSYLLGLPTNLESSKTLSSSAPGAISNPDECNPLNAALTEEEIQSPNSNDSAEDELPGVTELDGDLDPSKHKQRHSLDSAMDENCRSLSTLTESTDQSAPINFDMSNRAKLPRGIENIRPHLEQVDNVPLQVSLFTDCSAEATRQMLDIMQSYGEIVVCLGSSASNANADIFLQADCSIAVEPLYPQVCQDVDAYTEANIQHNKLLWQRQHLAGKSGKAVADDEELLEGGLQGCAMQTPAHTISPLYLSRLLNSLPCSIAVCRDDPLSLVAIIELSRRFSLGLWNCIQYWACCAGSISILNVLCACLSLPPLLPPLLVIYLMCVPVPLIAISLAHIDVDPKIMNRATSKKQTDYDSRAFAFVMWCYGCKFIVLVASVLISYWIILSQSSLDPEPSPVLDSEEPEFDTKDDADFDQFLYLSRSFALLAILLHFVVISVTFVHRDYALWQRNPFTNRIWAITCLVLLIFHGIICTLQVAFDDFLQDQLPKVWVAMLVLFGGSLLSMIASELAKFQENKVNARYQRRARLDFGTKLGMNSPF; from the exons ATGGCAGCGAGGCAATCGGCGGAGGAGCTGGATAAGCCGCAGCATGGCCTCACCACGAAAGTGGCGTTGCGGCGTCTGCACGAGGAGATTGAACGGGTGCTGCTGGAGCATGAGCGACTGGGTGGAGCGGAGAG CAGCTCCTATCGCAAGTTTCGGGCGGCGTTTGTGAAGCGCTACGACAGTCCGCTGGGCTGGCTGTCTGTCGGGACGAGCCTCCTGGCCAGTGGAGCGCTTCTGAGCACGGGAATGTTATGGTCCCCATTGTGCCTGCTGGCTATCCTGGTTCTTGATCTATTTGTGGTGGTCAGGGAGCATAACTTACGACGCACGGAGATTTTTCGAAAGACTCGACATGCCCTGGCAGAAATTCGATTGGCGGAGCAACATTTTAGCGACGATTGGAAACCAGCTAACTATCCGCATTTAAGCAATCCCATGTCGCCATGTGTATCCCTCCAGTGGACTTACCGGGATGGAGTTGTCGTCAATCTTCCGTGGGCTCTACTGGTTAAAGGGGATTTCATTGTTCTGCGACCCGGCCACATCTCACCCGGTCCCTGCCACGAACTGGAGACAAATCGGTTCTTTCAGACCAATGAAATTTACGGGGCTGCTCCTCAGGGCGACCCTCCAGTGAAGCCAGTGGCTCGCCCGCCTTTGCCTGATCTGGTATGCTGTTTAGAGAGCACACCCTACCTGGACAACCTCATTGTTTGCCTGAAGAACTCCCTGAAGCGCCCGCCCACCATCTATAATCAGCAACGCTATCTG TTGGTGACCAAGTACATACAGCAGTGGGGCTTCATTAGTGCCCTGATCATTACATTGGTATCGGGTCTACTGCGCCTGCATGGTTATGGTCTGTCTGACGAGAAGCACAACTGGCGATTTTTGCTCATCGAATCCCCGGCGTCAGCGATTATACCTTTACTGCCTCTGATTTTTCCTCTTATGTGGATATCAATGAATCTTTGGGGCATTGCCCGGCTGCAGTGCTTCCTTAAGACGCCGCAGGCTGCCGTCGAAAAGAGCACGAGCAAATCATTTGAGGAGGACCTGGACACGCCGTCGTATGACTACCACAACGTATCAATGTTGCGATCCAATGTATTCCGGATTTGGCTGGAAATGTGGAGGGGAGACAGCGAACTTCTGCCCCGTTCGGCCAACCTTGTCCAAGTGCTGGGCTCCATTTCGGCTCTGTGCTGTGTCGACAAAAAGGGCATCCTGTCGTGGCCTAATCCCACAGCCGAAAAGGTTTTCTTTTTGCACAACACTGACGAGGAACCCCAGGAGGATGGAGCGGGCAGTGATTCATCGATGCAGAGCGAGAGCGACGATGTGCCGGACGTAGACGAGGATCATCAAGAGCGGGGCATAGTGGCCGAGGTGCTGGACTTGACGCACGACCAGCACTGTCCGTTTAGGCTGGAGTTCGACGACCACGAATGGAAGGCCCACATCAAGTCCCTGAAGCCATTGG GTCTGGCCATCCTATTGAACACCTGTTCGCCGCTTACCCATGAGCATTATGCCCAGTTTTGTGGCCATGTTACTGCCGTGGCTATGCTCGACAAAGATCTGGTGCCCGTGACAAATCGGTATGCGTATGCACTCATTGAGTCGAGTAAAAGCTTTTTGCATGG ACGCTGCCTCTGTGAGCTTGCCAAGCAGATTGGCTTCACCGACCATGCCACGGATAGGTTTGCGCTGGAGGGCCAACTGGCCAGTTACCGCCATTTG CAACCGGATGTTGTCCGAAGAGATATTCGCTTTGCCCGACAGCTGCAGCTGTCCACCAAGGTGAAGGTACCATTTCCGCATTCCTTGTCGGTAGTGATGAAGGAGAATCCAGGCGGATACCTGTCCCTTTTTACGCAAGGCACGGCAGATATTATCTTGGACTGCTGCGATGACTTCTGGGACGGCAAGGACTTACGTCCACTCTCCCCGCAGGATCGTAAACGGGCTTTGGACTTTTATCAGCGCAGCGCTTTAACATCCTACTGCACGGCGTTTGCCTATCGTCCGCTTCGGCATGGAATCCACGGAGCTTTGAGCGGACCCCAGCAAAGCGGAGGTGATTGCCTGTATCTGGAGCTGCCTCCAGAGTCGAAGCTGCGCATGCAGCATGTGGACAAGACGCACTGTGACTTCCAGGGGGGCCACCACGTAAAACTCAGCCACAGCATCAGCACGGACTCGCTGTTGTTCTCTGAGAGCAAGGACGAGGACTGTAACGACGTAGAGGGCTGCTTTGAGATGCAGTGCCACCAGGTTTTTATCGGCATGGTGACAATGCAGTACCAGGCTCAGAACGATATAGTTCGACTGGTGGAACGCCTAGAGCGAGCCTGCATCCGGTTCGTGCACTTCAGTAAGGAAAACGAGCTGCGTTCCCGCGTCTTTTCGGAGAAGATGGGTCTCGAGTCTGGCTGGAACTGTCATATTTCGCTGCTCAGCGAGCCTGATCCTGAACCGGGCGAGAAGGAAAAGGACAGGAACCCTGCCAAACCGAAGGAGTTGCCGGAACAATTGG GTGATGGTCCAGAGACAAGCTATCTTCTGGGACTGCCCACCAATCTAGAGTCCTCGAAAACTCTAAGCTCCTCGGCACCAGGCGCCATATCCAATCCGGATGAGTGTAATCCTCTGAACGCAGCTCTGACCGAAGAGGAAATCCAATCACCAAATAGCAATGACTCCGCAGAGGACGAACTTCCTGGAGTTACTGAACTGGATGGGGATTTGGACCCCAGTAAGCACAAGCAGCGCCATTCATTGGACTCCGCCATGGATGAGAACTGCCGCTCCCTAAGCACCTTGACGGAGAGCACGGACCAAAGTGCTCCAATTAACTTTGACATGTCTAATCGGGCGAAGCTTCCTCGTGGCATTGAGAATATAAGACCACATCTGGAACAAGTGGACAACGTGCCGTTGCAGGTCTCCCTGTTTACCGACTGCTCAGCGGAGGCTACTCGCCAAATGTTGGACATTATGCAGTCCTACGGAGAGATAGTTGTTTGCTTGGGAAGCTCTGCGAGCAACGCAAATGCAGATATCTTCCTGCAGGCAGACTGTAGCATCGCCGTAGAGCCGTTGTATCCGCAGGTGTGCCAGGATGTCGACGCCTATACGGAGGCCAACATTCAGCACAATAAGTTGCTGTGGCAGCGCCAACATCTGGCGGGTAAATCGGGAAAGGCCGTCGCTGATGACGAAGAGCTGCTAGAAGGGGGTCTACAGGGATGCGCAATGCAGACGCCCGCCCATACCATATCGCCACTGTATCTCAGTCGTCTGCTGAATTCACTGCCCTGCTCCATTGCCGTCTGCCGCGACGACCCACTTTCGCTGGTGGCCATAATCGAGCTGTCACGCCGCTTCTCTCTGGGTCTTTGGAATTGCATCCAGTATTGGGCCTGCTGTGCCGGCTCCATTTCCATTCTGAATGTTCTCTGCGCGTGCCTCTCACTGCCGCCGCTCCTGCCCCCGCTTCTTGTTATCTACCTGATGTGTGTGCCAGTGCCGCTAATCGCCATCTCCCTTGCCCACATCGACGTAGATCCAAAGATCATGAACCGAGCTACCAGCAAAAAGCAGACAGACTACGATTCGCGAGCCTTTGCTTTTGTTATGTGGTGCTATGGTTGCAAGTTCATCGTTTTAGTGGCGTCAGTC CTTATTTCCTATTGGATTATTTTATCCCAGTCCAGTCTTGACCCCGAACCTAGCCCCGTTCTAGATTCCGAAGAACCTGAATTTGATACCAAGGATGATGCAGATTTCGATCAATTCCTGTACCTATCCCGAAGCTTTGCTTTGCTGGCCATCCTCTTGCACTTTG tggTTATTTCTGTGACATTCGTGCATCGCGATTACGCGCTCTGGCAGCGCAATCCGTTTACAAATCGTATCTGGGCCATCACCTGCTTGGTGTTGCTTATTTTCCATGGGATCATCTGCACTTTGCAAGTAGCGTTTGATGATTTCCTGCAGGATCAGCTGCCCAAAGTGTGGGTGGCCATGTTAGTCCTATTTGGCGGCAGTCTTCTGAGTATGATTGCCAGTGAGCTGGCCAAGTTCCAGGAGAATAA GGTCAATGCGCGCTATCAGCGGCGGGCACGCCTTGATTTTGGCACCAAACTGGGCATGAACTCGCCCTTCTAA